In Mycobacterium sp. 050128, one genomic interval encodes:
- a CDS encoding acyl-CoA dehydrogenase family protein, with protein sequence MTTPSEVVAEYVDWLAAFLPNDYYENYRRYRWDIPLRRDHQRAAFEAGWIQPTWPREHGGRSLGLRDAMEIRIEGALRSAPKLPNVQGPGVAAPGIREFGTPAQIERLLVPLLRGDEWWALGMSEPEAGSDFAGLRTRAEQDADVFRVNGHKIWTTQAHESRWCTLYARTDPDAPKHRGISCLILDLHSPGVRIEPIRMSSISDETFCEVFLDDVEIPVQNLLGPVNGGWNVALSSLHHERQMIWIMNWVEIKRGLDAVRGTSHGAGEDGQDLCAELGSLLADAEALRATGYRALSNELAGRNSPEADIMKLLGSVTLQRVWELAAAAGGASSASDPDLLFERQDALAATIYGGTSEVQRNIIAERLLGLPKG encoded by the coding sequence ATGACGACTCCATCCGAGGTGGTCGCCGAGTACGTCGACTGGTTAGCCGCATTCCTGCCCAACGACTACTACGAGAACTACCGCCGGTATCGCTGGGACATCCCGCTGCGCCGCGACCATCAGCGGGCCGCGTTCGAAGCCGGGTGGATCCAGCCGACCTGGCCGCGTGAGCATGGCGGCCGATCGCTGGGCCTGCGCGACGCGATGGAGATACGGATCGAGGGCGCCCTGCGGTCGGCGCCCAAGTTGCCCAACGTTCAAGGGCCGGGCGTCGCCGCGCCCGGCATCCGCGAGTTCGGCACGCCCGCCCAGATCGAGCGCCTGCTGGTGCCGCTGCTGCGCGGCGACGAATGGTGGGCGCTGGGCATGTCCGAACCGGAAGCCGGATCGGATTTCGCCGGACTGCGCACCCGCGCCGAGCAGGACGCAGACGTCTTCCGGGTCAACGGTCATAAGATCTGGACCACACAGGCCCACGAATCACGGTGGTGCACGCTGTATGCCCGCACCGATCCGGACGCGCCCAAGCACCGTGGCATCTCGTGCCTGATCCTCGACCTGCACTCCCCCGGCGTGCGCATCGAACCCATCCGGATGTCGTCGATCTCCGATGAGACGTTCTGCGAAGTCTTCCTCGACGACGTCGAGATCCCGGTGCAGAACCTGCTGGGCCCGGTCAACGGCGGCTGGAACGTCGCGCTGTCGTCGCTGCACCACGAACGCCAGATGATCTGGATCATGAACTGGGTCGAAATCAAGCGCGGACTCGACGCGGTGCGCGGGACAAGTCACGGCGCCGGCGAGGACGGCCAGGATCTGTGCGCCGAACTCGGGTCGCTGCTGGCCGACGCCGAAGCGCTGCGGGCCACCGGATACCGAGCACTGAGCAACGAACTGGCCGGCCGGAACAGCCCGGAAGCCGACATCATGAAGCTGCTCGGATCGGTTACTTTGCAACGGGTTTGGGAACTCGCCGCCGCCGCCGGAGGAGCGAGCTCGGCCAGCGACCCGGATCTGCTGTTCGAACGCCAGGACGCACTCGCCGCCACCATCTACGGCGGAACGTCGGAGGTGCAGCGCAACATCATCGCCGAGCGACTGCTCGGGCTGCCGAAGGGATAA
- a CDS encoding acyl-CoA dehydrogenase family protein has translation MDVGLTSDQLSLRDTVRDILRTECPPDAARQALTDPERWRALWKTVVDLGWTELAAPAGSDFGPVEQALVLEECGAALAPIPLLSSVGLAAGVLRSCGLDKELTDIAGGVVATLAVHAKGSRLPGPPLTLRDGRVRGRAVSVPNAARAELIVTLAKSLDGYVAVVVRTGDGVTITAGESTDPAHPLADVEIDAEPVAFAPVDLESALTAPMVAVAADLVGTASAALHLSVEHAKSRRQFGTPIGAFQGIKHALADNYVGVERARSLTYAAAAGLADANTAPADAWTAAALAKAAAGDAAANCARTAVQVHGALGQTWEHDAHLYVRHAWQGAAQLGDSRALYHQVGCRFVAGGAA, from the coding sequence ATGGATGTCGGACTGACTTCGGATCAGCTGTCGCTGCGCGACACCGTGCGCGACATTCTGCGTACCGAATGTCCTCCCGATGCCGCCCGGCAGGCCCTGACGGACCCGGAGCGCTGGCGCGCTCTGTGGAAGACCGTAGTCGACTTGGGTTGGACCGAACTCGCTGCGCCCGCAGGCAGTGACTTCGGGCCCGTCGAGCAGGCCCTTGTTCTCGAGGAGTGCGGTGCCGCGTTGGCCCCAATTCCGTTGCTCAGCAGCGTCGGTTTGGCCGCGGGTGTATTGCGGTCCTGTGGTCTGGACAAGGAGCTCACCGATATCGCCGGCGGCGTCGTTGCCACCCTGGCGGTGCACGCCAAGGGATCTCGGCTGCCCGGGCCACCGCTGACACTGCGCGACGGACGGGTGCGCGGCCGGGCGGTCTCGGTCCCCAACGCGGCTCGGGCAGAGCTGATCGTCACGCTGGCCAAATCCCTCGACGGCTATGTCGCCGTGGTGGTGCGCACCGGCGACGGCGTGACGATCACCGCGGGCGAATCCACCGACCCCGCGCACCCGCTCGCCGACGTGGAGATCGACGCCGAACCCGTCGCCTTCGCGCCCGTCGACCTCGAGTCGGCCCTGACCGCACCGATGGTGGCCGTCGCAGCCGATCTGGTCGGCACCGCCAGCGCCGCTTTGCACCTGTCCGTCGAGCACGCGAAGTCGCGCCGTCAGTTCGGCACACCGATCGGGGCGTTTCAGGGAATCAAGCACGCGCTGGCCGACAACTATGTGGGCGTCGAGCGCGCCCGCAGCCTCACCTACGCGGCCGCGGCCGGCCTCGCCGATGCGAACACCGCACCCGCGGACGCCTGGACGGCCGCGGCATTGGCCAAGGCGGCGGCCGGTGACGCCGCGGCCAACTGTGCCCGCACCGCCGTCCAGGTGCACGGCGCGCTGGGGCAGACCTGGGAGCACGACGCCCACCTCTATGTCCGGCATGCCTGGCAGGGTGCGGCGCAGTTGGGAGACAGTCGCGCGCTCTACCACCAGGTGGGCTGCCGCTTCGTCGCCGGCGGTGCGGCATGA